The following proteins come from a genomic window of Haliaeetus albicilla chromosome 23, bHalAlb1.1, whole genome shotgun sequence:
- the LOC104318345 gene encoding transmembrane and immunoglobulin domain-containing protein 1-like yields the protein MLPDLLLFLLLLLLLAGPGSSAAGLGITARTLSPCYSADLRPASERLVSAVGCTVLLTIPPLKASKVVFWEYKTGPEEGVIVNYAFDRPANTSRPYENRTRFNETDFSLQIVLQQGDDRLYRFRSESEATGWFQLRVVEPLSEPEIVGNSSVKAGGNTKLVCNVLEGKADLYWWKKNGELLLGSDHIQFVDNTTLCIVKASMNDSGYYACVVRNEVSQNETSFLLHVQNAANVVLPVILVCVIVGSLAGVFVWCRRDRPCRNGCRWRS from the exons ATGTTGCCCgaccttctcctcttcctcctcctcctcctcctcctcgccggCCCCGGCAGCTCGGCAGCCGGCCTGGGGATCACAG cccGCACGCTTTCTCCATGCTACTCGGCTGACCTCAGGCCGGCGTCGGAGAGACTTGTCTCAGCCGTGGGCTGCACCGTGCTTTTGACGATACCGCCACTGAAGGCCAGCAAAGTTGTCTTCTGGGAATATAAAACTGGCCCAGAAGAAGGAGTCATCGTCAATTATGCTTTCGATAGACCCGCCAACACTTCTCGCCCCTACGAGAATCGCACGAGGTTCAATGAAACGGACTTCTCGCTGCAGATcgtgctgcagcagggagacGACCGGCTGTACCGGTTCAGGTCCGAGTCGGAGGCCACGGGCTGGTTCCAGCTGCGCGTTGTCG AACCACTGTCCGAGCCAGAAATCGTGGGCAACTCGTCAGTGAAGGCAGGAGGCAACACCAAACTGGTTTGCAACGTCCTGGAAGGGAAGGCAGACTTGTACTGGTGGAAGAAAAatggggagctgctgctgggaagtgACCACATCCAGTTTGTTGACAACACCACCCTGTGCATTGTTAAAGCATCGATGAATGACAGCGGCTACTACGCTTGTGTGGTCCGCAACGAAGTCAGCCAGAACGAAACCTCCTTCCTGCTCCACGTTCAGA ACGCTGCAAATGTGGTGTTGCCCGTGATCCTGGTGTGCGTTATCGTCGGCTCACTCGCAG GTGTCTTCGTCTGGTGCAGAAGGGACCGCCCGTGTCGCAACGGCTGTAG